The following coding sequences lie in one Pempheris klunzingeri isolate RE-2024b chromosome 13, fPemKlu1.hap1, whole genome shotgun sequence genomic window:
- the slc39a8 gene encoding metal cation symporter ZIP8 — protein sequence MLYLRYFITCVFISMSQSVAVVERDAQGFLDSILRYYGENKSISTENLEDLLLLISDRRSESVSGGNPLADQECPSAEQILSHFGFSNVSQLTVGHLGRICPAVLAQVLLPSCPYTAPKPLPPLDYTVWGYGFLAVTVINLASLLGLLLIPFTKKPYFPKVLTYFIGLAIGTLFSNAVLQLIPEALGFDPKSDNYVAKAVGIFGGFYILFFVEKVLKMALGIEHEHGHSHFTPAEPTQENSLHNGDVLEKKESIVLTGINTIATDKSSPNPEPPHANVTLSQEVQLSGVMCHWLRGQHISNIKTVAWMITLSDALHNFIDGLAIGASFTVSVLTGFSTSTAIVCEEFPHELGDFVILLNAGMSVPQAIFFNLLSALSCYIGLVFGILLGSNFAPNAIFAIAGGMFLYIALADMFPEMDSIAREQKRTSTKIIFFLIQNAGLLTGFTIILLITMFAGDINLG from the exons ATGCTTTACTTGAGATATTTTATTACGTGcgtttttatttcaatgtccCAGAGTGTGGCGGTGGTAGAGCGGGACGCACAGGGGTTTTTAGACAGTATTTTACGCTACTATGGAGAAAATAAATCCATCTCGACGGAGAATCTGGAGGATTTGCTGCTGTTAATCTCAGACAGAAGATCAGAGTCAGTGAGTGGAGGAAACCCGCTGGCAGACCAGGAG TGTCCCTCAGCAGAGCAGATCTTGTCCCATTTTGGGTTCAGTAATGTCAGTCAGCTGACTGTGGGACATCTGGGGAGGATCTGCCCCGCTGTGTTGGCCCAGGTGCTGCTGCCCTCCTGCCCCTACACCGCCCCCAAGCCTCTGCCGCCTCTCGACTACACTG TGTGGGGTTATGGGTTTCTCGCGGTCACTGTGATCAACTTGGCGTCCCTGCTCGGCCTCCTACTGATCCCCTTCACCAAGAAGCCGTATTTCCCCAAAGTGCTGACCTACTTCATTGGCCTGGCCATCGGGACGCTCTTCTCTAATGCTGTACTCCAGCTCATACCAGAG GCTCTGGGTTTTGATCCCAAATCGGATAACTATGTGGCAAAAGCAGTTGGAATATTTGGAGGGTTTTATATCCTGTTCTTTGTGGAGAAGGTTCTGAAAATGGCTCTTGGCATAGAGCACGAG CATGGCCACAGCCACTTCACTCCTGCAGAGCCAACGCAAGAAAACTCCCTCCACAACGGAGACGTTCTGGAGAAGAAGGAGTCCATCGTCTTGACCGGCATCAACACCATCGCCACGGACAAGAGCAGCCCAAACCCGGAGCCCCCGCATGCAAACGTGACACTTTCTCAG GAAGTCCAGCTGTCTGGTGTGATGTGTCACTGGCTGCGGGGGCAACACATCTCCAACATCAAGACGGTGGCGTGGATGATAACTCTGAGCGATGCGCTGCACAACTTCATCGACGGCCTGGCCATCGGTGCCTCGTTCACTGTGTCGGTACTGACGGGCTTCAGCACGTCCACCGCCATCGTATGTGAGGAGTTTCCCCATGAGCTGG GTGACTTTGTTATCCTGCTGAATGCTGGTATGAGCGTCCCACAGGCCATTTTCTTCAACCTGCTGTCAGCACTGTCGTGTTACATCGGTCTTGTGTTCGGCATCCTGCTTGGTAGCAACTTTGCCCCAAATGCAATCTTTGCCATCGCAGGAGgaatgtttttatacattgcACTGGCAGACATG TTTCCAGAGATGGACAGCATAGCACGGGAGCAGAAGCGGACCTCGACCAAGATCATCTTCTTCCTGATCCAGAACGCGGGGCTGCTCACCGGGTTCACCATCATACTGCTGATCACCATGTTTGCAGGGGATATAAACCTGGGCTAG